One Anolis carolinensis isolate JA03-04 chromosome 5, rAnoCar3.1.pri, whole genome shotgun sequence DNA segment encodes these proteins:
- the LOC107982949 gene encoding chromodomain-helicase-DNA-binding protein 2: MSMFLLNCQAKAAHFDVEWGLEDDSHLLLGVYEYGYRNWEFIKLDPELKFTDKVKVRKRKPCAKKDNKSPKGRDEHRSEASPGHSDNRKKARSRRMDWIRAVRRKSRRKRIRRTKTKWHPSRKKRRLRRRERKPRTKKKVLSAAHIEPELRKSYFWTTAPRISQPASNR; encoded by the exons ATGTCCATGTTTCTTCTGAATTGTCAAGCCAAAGCTGCCCATTTCGATGTTGAATGGGGCTTAGAGGATGATTCGCATTTGCTGCTGGGAGTTTACGAGTATGGCTATCGGAACTGGGAGTTCATCAAATTGGACCCAGAGCTGAAATTCACTGACAAG GTCAAGGTGAGAAAGCGGAAGCCCTGTGCAAAGAAGGACAACAAGTCTCCCAAAGGCAGGGATGAGCACAGGAGCGAAGCCTCTCCTGGGCATTCGGACAATCGGAAGAAGGCGAGGTCAAG gaggatggattGGATAAGAGCTGTGAGAAGAAAAAGCAGAAGAAAGAGAATAAGGAGAACAAAGACAAAGTGGCATCCctcaagaaagaaaaggagattgagaaggagagaaagaaagccaAGGACAAAAAAGAAAGTATTATCTGCAGCTCACATAGAACCAGAACttaggaaaagttacttttggacgacagctcccagaatctcccagccagccTCTAACCGTTGA